In the Arachis ipaensis cultivar K30076 chromosome B10, Araip1.1, whole genome shotgun sequence genome, one interval contains:
- the LOC107622110 gene encoding mitochondrial import inner membrane translocase subunit TIM17-1-like — MKNWLDEVTGSAGQGFQVGLICGSTFHFFKSLCISPTHISTACHAVRLNAPRVGGKFAAWCFLYNVSHDALIFVRQKNDPWDRIFAPAISSGLLSLYRRSLRATACFSMFGSLFGIVPEVGSIMAEKLEADRKHEKRVSSKTN; from the coding sequence ATGAAGAATTGGCTTGATGAAGTCACCGGTTCAGCGGGCCAGGGGTTTCAGGTAGGCTTAATCTGCGGATCCACCTTCCACTTCTTCAAGTCCCTTTGCATCTCTCCAACCCATATTTCTACCGCTTGCCACGCCGTCCGCCTCAATGCACCCCGCGTCGGGGGCAAGTTTGCCGCCTGGTGTTTCCTCTACAATGTCTCCCACGACGCCTTGATTTTTGTTCGTCAGAAAAACGATCCCTGGGACCGCATATTTGCCCCGGCCATCAGCAGCGGGCTGCTCTCATTGTACCGCCGCAGTCTCAGAGCCACCGCATGTTTCAGCATGTTTGGTTCTCTCTTCGGCATAGTACCAGAGGTCGGCTCAATCATGGCGGAAAAGCTCGAGGCAGATCGCAAACATGAGAAAAGGGTTTCGAGCAAGACAAATTAA